One region of Bacteroidota bacterium genomic DNA includes:
- a CDS encoding SDR family oxidoreductase, producing MSSFYKNKVVWITGASSGIGEGIAYQLAEQNANLIISAPDMDNLRKVKDNCISRGAKCISVYLDLADQKSIDDAFNTAVKEFGKIDVLISNGGVSQRTLALETSEELSRRIMEINYFGTTKLTLKVLELMVKNGGGHLAVTSSISGKFGFHLRSIYASSKHALHGFFETIRLEHQKDNIAVTIVCPGRVKTNISINALTKDGSAYGKMDAGQAGGVSIEYCAKKYLRSIEKGKKEVLIGGKELIPVYLKRYAPALFYKLISNVKPT from the coding sequence ATGAGTAGTTTTTATAAAAATAAAGTAGTCTGGATAACAGGTGCTAGTTCGGGCATAGGTGAAGGTATTGCCTACCAATTAGCAGAACAAAACGCTAATCTTATTATTTCAGCTCCAGATATGGATAACCTGAGAAAAGTAAAAGACAATTGTATTAGTCGTGGGGCAAAATGTATTTCAGTTTATCTGGATCTTGCTGATCAAAAAAGTATTGATGATGCTTTTAATACCGCAGTAAAAGAGTTTGGTAAAATTGATGTTTTAATTAGTAACGGAGGCGTGAGTCAACGTACACTGGCTTTGGAAACCAGCGAAGAGCTGAGTCGTAGAATAATGGAGATCAATTATTTTGGAACCACCAAGCTCACACTCAAAGTGCTTGAACTTATGGTAAAAAATGGCGGTGGGCATTTAGCTGTAACCAGTAGCATTTCTGGCAAATTTGGTTTTCATTTACGGTCAATTTATGCTTCTTCCAAACATGCATTGCATGGCTTTTTTGAGACAATTAGATTGGAACATCAAAAAGATAATATTGCAGTAACCATTGTTTGCCCGGGACGAGTAAAAACCAATATCTCCATCAATGCCCTCACCAAAGATGGCAGTGCTTATGGTAAAATGGATGCAGGACAAGCAGGCGGAGTAAGCATTGAATACTGTGCAAAAAAATACCTTCGTTCCATCGAGAAAGGAAAGAAAGAAGTACTTATTGGTGGAAAGGAGCTAATTCCTGTTTATTTAAAAAGATATGCTCCAGCATTATTTTATAAGCTTATTTCGAATGTAAAGCCTACATAA